One Streptomyces sp. NBC_00554 DNA segment encodes these proteins:
- the hpt gene encoding hypoxanthine phosphoribosyltransferase gives MRVDAKDMGTDLKSVLITKEEIDAKLVELAAKIDAEYAGKDLLIVGVLKGAVMVMADLARALSTPVTMDWMAVSSYGAGTQSSGVVRILKDLDTDIKGKHVLIVEDIIDSGLTLSWLISNLGSREPASLKVCTLLRKPDAAKVAIDVEWVGFDIPNEFVIGYGLDYAEKYRNLPFVGTLAPHVYGG, from the coding sequence ATGCGGGTGGACGCGAAAGACATGGGCACCGACCTCAAGTCGGTGCTCATCACCAAGGAAGAGATCGACGCCAAGCTGGTTGAGCTGGCCGCGAAGATCGACGCGGAGTACGCGGGCAAGGATCTGCTGATCGTCGGCGTCCTCAAGGGTGCCGTGATGGTCATGGCGGACCTGGCGCGTGCGCTGTCCACCCCCGTCACCATGGACTGGATGGCGGTGTCCTCGTACGGCGCGGGCACCCAGTCGTCCGGTGTGGTGCGGATCCTCAAGGACCTCGACACCGACATCAAGGGAAAGCACGTCCTCATCGTCGAGGACATCATCGACTCCGGGCTGACCCTGTCCTGGCTGATCTCCAACCTCGGCTCACGCGAGCCCGCCTCCCTCAAGGTGTGCACGCTGCTGCGCAAGCCGGACGCGGCCAAGGTCGCGATCGACGTGGAGTGGGTCGGCTTCGACATCCCGAACGAGTTCGTCATCGGCTACGGCCTCGACTACGCGGAGAAGTACCGCAACCTCCCGTTCGTCGGTACGCTCGCGCCGCATGTCTACGGCGGTTAG
- the tilS gene encoding tRNA lysidine(34) synthetase TilS, with protein sequence MGPHPAVAAIRLAVRRVLHDILTEHTPAPDTRRTPAADVARPPASERVPAPGTRRSPAPDLPTPTPHEQPSTPLVLVACSGGADSMALASALAFEAPKLGIRAGGITVDHGLQPGSDLRADEVVLRLTELGLSPAESIAVTVGRDGGPEAAARDARYAALDSAVERHGATAILLGHTRDDQAETVLLGLARGSGIRSLSGMAAVSGADGRYRRPFLYLDRQTARKACMVQSLPVWDDPHNADPAYTRSRLRHEGLPALEKALGKGVVEALARTAQLSRDDADALDAWASQAEASVRDAAGLLECAKLYALPPAVRRRILRRAAIEAGAPAGSLFARHIEEVDRLITGWRGQGAINLPGKVVAQRQGGRLVIRQG encoded by the coding sequence ATGGGTCCCCATCCTGCGGTCGCGGCGATACGCCTGGCGGTTCGCCGCGTACTCCACGACATCCTCACCGAGCACACGCCCGCCCCCGACACCAGGCGCACGCCCGCGGCCGACGTCGCGCGCCCGCCCGCCTCCGAGCGCGTACCCGCCCCGGGTACGAGGCGCTCGCCCGCCCCCGACCTCCCCACGCCAACCCCGCACGAGCAGCCGTCGACGCCGCTCGTGCTCGTCGCGTGCTCCGGTGGCGCCGACTCGATGGCGCTCGCCTCCGCCCTCGCCTTCGAAGCCCCCAAACTCGGCATCCGTGCCGGCGGCATCACCGTCGACCACGGTCTGCAGCCCGGCTCCGACCTGCGCGCCGACGAGGTCGTGCTGCGCCTCACCGAACTGGGGCTCTCCCCGGCCGAGTCCATCGCCGTCACCGTGGGCCGCGACGGCGGGCCCGAGGCCGCCGCCCGCGACGCCCGCTACGCCGCCCTGGACTCCGCCGTCGAACGCCACGGCGCCACCGCGATCCTGCTCGGCCACACCCGCGACGACCAAGCCGAAACCGTCCTGCTCGGCCTCGCCCGCGGCTCCGGCATCCGCTCGCTGTCCGGAATGGCCGCGGTCTCGGGGGCCGACGGCCGTTACCGCCGCCCGTTCTTGTACCTGGACCGGCAGACCGCCCGCAAGGCCTGCATGGTCCAGTCGCTGCCAGTCTGGGACGACCCGCACAACGCCGACCCGGCCTACACCCGCTCCCGGCTGCGCCACGAGGGCCTGCCGGCCCTGGAGAAGGCGCTCGGCAAGGGAGTCGTCGAGGCGCTCGCCCGTACGGCCCAGCTCTCCCGCGACGACGCCGACGCCCTCGACGCCTGGGCCAGCCAGGCCGAGGCCTCCGTACGGGACGCTGCGGGCCTCCTGGAGTGCGCCAAGCTCTACGCCCTGCCGCCCGCCGTACGCCGCCGCATCCTGCGCCGCGCCGCCATCGAGGCGGGCGCCCCGGCCGGTTCGCTGTTCGCCCGTCACATCGAGGAAGTCGACCGGCTGATCACCGGCTGGCGCGGCCAGGGAGCCATCAATCTCCCGGGCAAAGTCGTCGCCCAGCGGCAGGGTGGCAGACTGGTGATTCGGCAAGGCTGA
- a CDS encoding zinc-dependent metalloprotease → MTSIGGAEMVDWNLAVATATRLVRPGPEVSRDEARDVVAELRRHAKASEGHVRGFTRMGTEDTHDTPVLVVDRPGWVRANVAGFREILKPLLDKMQERRGSTPGGAVLGAVGGKVTGVELGMLLSFLSSRVLGQYETFAPATRELPAGENGGGRLLLVAPNIVHVERELDVQPHDFRLWVCLHEETHRTQFTAVPWLRAHLEGEIQSFLGETEVDPMTVLERIREAAQSLAGGRPEGEEDDGGRSLVEIVQTPAQREILGRLTAVMSLLEGHADFVMDGVGPDVVPSVAEIREKFQQRRAKGASRLDLALRKLLGLDAKLRQYKDGERFVRSVVGEVGMDGFNRVWTSPNTLPTKTEIAKPADWVARVHRKAES, encoded by the coding sequence ATGACGAGCATCGGTGGTGCCGAGATGGTCGACTGGAATCTCGCGGTGGCAACCGCGACACGGCTCGTGCGGCCGGGCCCAGAGGTGAGCCGCGACGAGGCCAGGGACGTCGTCGCGGAGCTGCGCCGGCACGCCAAGGCCTCGGAGGGACACGTCCGGGGCTTCACTCGTATGGGCACGGAGGACACCCACGACACCCCCGTACTCGTGGTGGACCGCCCCGGCTGGGTGCGGGCGAACGTCGCCGGGTTCAGGGAGATCCTCAAGCCCCTGCTGGACAAGATGCAGGAGCGCAGGGGGAGTACCCCGGGCGGAGCCGTCCTCGGCGCGGTCGGCGGCAAGGTCACCGGCGTCGAGCTGGGCATGCTGCTGTCGTTCCTGTCGTCGAGGGTCCTCGGCCAGTACGAGACCTTCGCCCCGGCGACACGTGAGCTCCCGGCGGGGGAGAACGGCGGCGGCAGGCTCCTCCTGGTCGCGCCGAACATCGTCCACGTGGAGCGCGAACTCGACGTACAGCCCCACGACTTCCGCCTCTGGGTGTGCCTGCACGAAGAGACGCACCGCACCCAGTTCACGGCCGTGCCCTGGCTGCGGGCCCACCTCGAGGGCGAAATCCAGTCGTTCTTGGGAGAGACCGAGGTCGACCCCATGACAGTCCTCGAACGCATCCGCGAAGCCGCCCAGTCCTTGGCGGGCGGACGGCCCGAGGGCGAGGAGGACGACGGCGGCCGCTCGCTCGTCGAAATCGTGCAGACGCCCGCCCAGCGGGAGATCCTCGGCCGGCTGACCGCCGTCATGTCGCTCCTGGAGGGCCACGCGGACTTCGTGATGGACGGTGTGGGCCCCGACGTCGTCCCGTCCGTCGCCGAGATCCGCGAGAAGTTCCAGCAGCGTCGCGCCAAGGGGGCCTCCCGCCTGGACCTGGCCCTGCGCAAGCTGCTCGGTTTGGACGCCAAACTGAGGCAGTACAAGGACGGTGAGCGGTTCGTGCGGTCGGTCGTCGGAGAGGTCGGCATGGACGGCTTCAACCGGGTGTGGACCTCCCCGAACACGCTCCCGACCAAGACGGAGATCGCCAAACCGGCGGACTGGGTCGCGCGGGTGCACCGCAAGGCAGAGTCGTGA
- the dacB gene encoding D-alanyl-D-alanine carboxypeptidase/D-alanyl-D-alanine-endopeptidase: MVVPELRAWRAARPHVVRVAGSVKPHVARITQAVRPRPVKFTTPQLTAVAATVGLALAAGLVTAAGPWDSTGQRTAERDWAASREGEGGTDHGLTSGTSVKAPRPAPSAATVLAGLGGSTGSTSGGAVPAPAEKALADVLDPLLNDPALGAQRTAVVVDVATGKRLYGKGADKAQTPASTTKIATAVAVLSAAGTDHRITTRAVLEPDTKEVVLVGAGDPTLTAREDTKGYASLRTLADETATALKARHLDQVTVSYDTSLYAGATVHPIGANPNLAPVSALMVDEGRIDDSDSGTAKRSTDPAGDAARKFAELLQAKGIKTTSPGLSKATSRSQDLAAVSSPPLSTLVERMLTNSDNDIAEALARQAALVTGGQASFSGGAAAIGAQLKKLGLPLAGVHFADGSGLNRADKLTADLLTALLAKAGDPAHPELRPALTGLPIAGFTGTLSDRYTTDASATGVVRAKTGTLTGVNTLAGTVVDTDGRLLAFAFLTSDEAHPPAPAPAQSALDRAATALAACGCR, translated from the coding sequence GTGGTCGTGCCAGAGCTGAGGGCTTGGCGGGCCGCGAGACCGCATGTGGTGCGGGTCGCGGGCTCGGTGAAACCGCATGTGGCGCGGATCACCCAAGCCGTGCGGCCGCGTCCCGTCAAGTTCACGACTCCGCAGCTCACAGCCGTCGCAGCCACCGTGGGCCTGGCGCTCGCGGCCGGGCTGGTGACCGCGGCCGGTCCCTGGGACTCCACAGGTCAGCGTACGGCGGAGCGCGACTGGGCCGCATCGCGGGAGGGCGAGGGTGGCACAGATCACGGCCTTACGTCCGGTACGTCCGTGAAGGCGCCCCGCCCCGCGCCGAGCGCCGCCACCGTACTGGCCGGACTCGGTGGCTCCACCGGCTCCACCTCAGGGGGGGCGGTGCCCGCCCCCGCCGAGAAGGCCCTCGCGGACGTCCTGGACCCGCTCCTGAACGACCCCGCCCTCGGCGCTCAGCGCACCGCCGTGGTGGTCGACGTCGCGACCGGCAAGCGGCTGTACGGCAAGGGGGCGGACAAGGCCCAGACCCCGGCCTCCACCACGAAGATCGCCACCGCCGTCGCCGTCCTCTCTGCGGCCGGCACCGACCACCGGATTACCACGCGCGCGGTCCTGGAGCCCGACACCAAGGAGGTTGTCCTCGTCGGCGCGGGCGACCCGACCCTGACCGCCCGCGAGGACACGAAGGGCTACGCGAGCCTGCGCACCCTCGCCGACGAGACAGCGACCGCCCTGAAGGCCCGTCATCTGGACCAGGTGACGGTCTCGTACGACACCTCGCTGTACGCGGGCGCCACCGTGCACCCCATCGGCGCCAACCCCAACCTCGCCCCGGTCAGCGCCCTGATGGTCGACGAGGGCCGCATCGACGACTCGGACAGCGGCACGGCCAAGCGCAGTACGGACCCGGCGGGGGACGCGGCCAGGAAGTTCGCGGAACTGCTCCAGGCCAAGGGCATCAAGACGACATCCCCGGGCCTCTCGAAGGCGACGAGCCGTTCGCAGGACCTCGCCGCGGTCTCCTCGCCGCCCCTGTCCACCCTCGTCGAGCGGATGCTGACGAACAGCGACAACGACATCGCGGAGGCCCTGGCCCGGCAGGCCGCCCTCGTGACGGGCGGGCAGGCAAGTTTCAGCGGAGGCGCGGCGGCGATCGGCGCGCAGCTGAAGAAGCTCGGACTCCCCCTCGCCGGCGTTCATTTCGCCGACGGAAGCGGCCTGAACCGCGCCGACAAGCTCACCGCCGACCTGCTCACCGCCCTGCTGGCGAAGGCCGGCGACCCCGCCCACCCCGAACTCCGCCCCGCCCTGACCGGCCTCCCCATCGCCGGCTTCACCGGCACCCTCAGCGACCGCTACACCACCGACGCCTCAGCCACCGGCGTCGTACGCGCCAAAACCGGCACCCTGACAGGCGTCAACACCCTGGCAGGCACAGTCGTCGACACCGACGGCCGCCTACTGGCCTTCGCCTTCCTCACCTCTGACGAGGCCCACCCCCCAGCGCCGGCACCGGCCCAGTCGGCCTTGGACCGCGCGGCGACGGCACTGGCGGCGTGCGGTTGCCGGTAG
- a CDS encoding inorganic diphosphatase codes for MEFDVTIEIPKGSRNKYEVDHETGRIRLDRRLFTSTSYPADYGFVENTLGEDGDPLDALVILDEPTFPGCLIQCRTIGMFRMTDEAGGDDKLLCVPAHDPRVEHLRDIHHVSEFDRLEIQHFFEVYKDLEPGKSVEGANWVGRTEAEAEIERSYKRLKDQGAH; via the coding sequence GTGGAGTTCGACGTCACGATCGAGATTCCGAAGGGTTCGCGGAACAAGTACGAGGTGGACCACGAGACCGGTCGGATCCGCTTGGACCGTCGACTCTTCACCTCGACCAGTTACCCGGCCGACTACGGCTTCGTCGAGAACACTCTCGGCGAGGACGGCGACCCGCTGGACGCGCTGGTCATCCTGGACGAGCCGACCTTCCCCGGTTGCCTCATCCAGTGCCGCACGATCGGCATGTTCCGTATGACGGACGAGGCCGGCGGCGACGACAAGCTGCTGTGCGTCCCGGCGCACGACCCGCGGGTGGAGCACCTGCGCGACATCCACCACGTGTCGGAGTTCGACCGCCTGGAGATCCAGCACTTCTTCGAGGTCTACAAGGACCTGGAGCCCGGCAAGTCCGTCGAGGGCGCCAACTGGGTGGGCCGCACGGAGGCCGAGGCTGAGATCGAGCGTTCCTACAAGCGCCTGAAGGACCAGGGCGCTCACTGA